The sequence aatGTTGTAATGATATTGTAAAGATGACTTTAGATTTACATACAAGTGATCTCTGacaaacagtcattagtaatgagTGGAGGCAAATCACAGGACAACAAGAGCAATCAGTTCAGATttttgcatccctttactgaaATGCAGCCTCTCAAATGGGGTGAaaggacaacaacaataatCCAAAACCCAAGACGATATTcatcatatcacaatatcagtgtAACATATTGCCCTGGCATACATTCAAGACATATTTACCCTTAagtaatgatgaaaaaaaaagaaaaaaaaaaaagacaaacttgaATCTTGAGCCTTGACCTTGGATGACTTGTTTCATAGTTCAGACCAAAGTTCTCACCCATGATGGTTGGACCTCCAGGGCGACTGAAAGTTACCTGACCATGGGTGTTTATTATGCTGTTGCAGAACACTTAAaatggaagtgttttttttctccttgatgTACAAAACTAACCGAACCGCAGCTGAAATCGTGACATAAAAAACGCAGTAGGCTACAAACCGACCTGAGGGTTTACCTCCATTCACACCTCAGCAAACTCAGTTTGATAGATGTCTTTCCAGCAGCGGTGCAAGTGATTGCAGTAACCAATTTTATACATTCTCAAACCATTTTCACCAGGGGTATtgtaaatcagaataaaaacaataatcttCATTTATACAGCACCTTTAAAAGCGgggtttacaaagtgctttggcagacacagcaacagagagcaaaataacaacagaaagttaaacaagagaaatacaaaaataaaaagataaaaatcaaGACATggttaaaacagtaaaacagcacacacacacacacacacacacacacacacatacactaaagtactgttttattgttttattttgtgaaacacTGTGTTAAATGTAGATAAAgtctgattaattgattgattgagggTTAAATCACTAACAGGGagatgaaacttttttttttttttttttttttttttttttaatttgcagggGGATTCCTGACACTAAGATCTGCCTCCGTGCCAGACTCACCTGGATGCTGCCTGGCCTCTGTGGCAGCATCACTTTACCTCTCCACGTTTCCAAGTAGCTGCCAATGGAGAGCCGCGTCCTCCTCCCGCCGCTCATTGGCGACCCCGCACGCCCGTCACGCAGCTCCAGCCCCGGGGGTTTCCCTATCAGTGAATGCCGTCGGAAACGTCCGTCCTTCCCAGTCTCTCCATTGGAGTGGGTCGCTGTCAGTCCGGGTCCCTCATGCTAAACACCGTCCGCCTCCCCAGCTCCCTGTCTGCTGGGACACCGCCGTCATATTGGCTGCCAGGAACAGGAACGACCACggcagagaaggagaagacCCGACCATGAAAAAGAACGGGCTTTTGCGGGAATCTTTTTTAGCCATTAATTGAATCCACTGTGTTAAATTTAAGCCCTTATTTCCGCGTCTTAAGGCGTCCGGAAATGAACCCGACAAGTATCCGCGTACATTTCTCGCTTTTCTCCGACACCGTGGACCGCAAGGGGGATATGTGCCTGACTTCTCTGGATAGCCATTTTTTGCAGACAAAGAGAGCTGTTGAGTAGGGGTTTCTAAAAGACACAAAGGGTAAGCTGTGAACACGGGGAAAGTGGCGATTAATTGCCGAGCATGTCCACATGTGTCTGCTGTGCACGGCCGGCCGGCACAGCACCTGTTTTGCGGGGTTTTCCTGCGTGATTTTTATACCGAATTCCCCCCCAAGCTAACACGCTAAGCTAACGGCTAGGCAAACCGCTAGAAGCAGCTAACGGCTAACAGCTAGCATTTTGACAGCTCGCAAGCCTGTGGTACTTGCAGCCTGGATTTACTGACTTTCGTTGCCAGCACACAATAATGGTGTACTCTTAaaatccaccacagaaaatACGTGTAGATCTAAGGTCGAGCCGTGTAGGTAAATGTTAGCCTAGCGCACATTACCCTCGGTGGATGGATATGCTTTAAGAGCACTGGTTAACGTGTTAGCATGTCGGCTAACTTTGGCTAACTGTGACCGGGGAACAGTGGGGCCTCCATAGAGCCAAAGGCCTCCAACTATCTCCATAGaataaactaattaaaaaaactAAATGTAAAACCTTCAGGTAGAGTCAGGATATCCACTATAACCGGACTCACCTAATCAGTCCCAGTTTATATGAAGAGACAATTATCTAATGGTGATATTGTGTGTCATGCCATTTTATCCTGTTCACTATTGGTCTGAAAACCTTATCAATTTCTTCTTGTAAGTTTGATTAACTAGTCTTTATTAGTGAAACAGGATTTTAGTTTCTGGCTCCGTCATGTTTAGTGATCACAGATGGCTAGGACAGGGATGGATTTTAAGTCACTCTCAGGGACCAGGCATGTTATTAATAGTGCACTGCTGTAATGTTTCACTGAATTCATAATTATGTGTAAGTTTCAGCTCACTGTATAATACATCAAGGGGTTGTGTATGTGTAACGCTGCCCCGTGTCTACAGTTTTAAAAAGTGTGTCTCACATCTCCACGGGTAATTAGGCCAATGCTGTCATGAAAGTTTAATTTTTGAGTGATGGAGGGCAAAAACGTGTCGTATCAGTCATTTACAGACCGGGTATGGCTCTCTGCCATCCCACACGTCTCGCAAAAAATGCGAGACACCACAGATATCTCATTTACTCTGGTCTGGTCTGGGCAGAGAAAGCTTCCTGCCTTTATCTTGTCTGCTCTCCAGCCCTCTCTTAGATCACTGTGATCCCAGGAGAATGGGTGTGTTAGGCTGTCGAAGAGCAGAAAGTAGCCTAGTTCGGTTTCAAGGCAGGGCTTTTAAATGGGTTGGAGACTGGGTCGCAGTCATTGTCAGTGGTCTCAGTCATAGCGATTTGGGCAGATTACTGTAGTTTTAATGCTTATTCTTAATAAGCTGAGCATGGTTGATTGGCTGCTGGTAAGTTCTTGGCTTCCGTCAGGCttcttgattttgtttttttctgttaagatttttcttcaaacactgCAGTCGAGGCTTTAAGTGTCATAACTTTGAGTGTATcctgctctggaaaaaaaagttgaatttccCACCGAGGTTATGGTGTTACATTAATAGTTAACGCACAAAGCTATAAACCGTTAACGTCACACTTgaagtttgttgttttaaactCTGCAATTTCATGCCTGTTTagcactctgctgctgcagatCTGATACCAGAGCCGCTGTTGTGTTGAAGTTTTGTCTTATTAACTCTGTTCATTAAATGCACTGGCTTTGCAAGGTATTGGTTTTGCGAATAGGCATGTTTTTATAAGAGTTTcatttgtagtgttttttttttttttttttttctttactgtctGTTTTGGAGAGCTCACAGAGTTCCTTTGATGCCTAATCAGAATGGAGCCATGCTAATGAGGACTCAGTCAGGACAGAAGCAGATTAGCTAACTGACCCTGTTGCACACACTGGCAGAGCTTGTCCTCACTGCTTATTTCTTCAAACTGGTAgttacagatacacacaaaccaTTCAGGCACTTATTAGGCACAAATAGCTCACTGGCATTGCTGCCACTCTCCTTGCCTGCCTGGTAGCATGTTAAAGTCGACAGCCCTCGATGTTATCAGTGGAAGGAGGTGAAGCAATTTTAATATGTAATAGATGGCATGGCTAACAAATGCAAGACatgttagtttttatttatttattttttatatatataaacaagATATAGACGACTATGCACTGGTGGTTGGCATGGTTTCGCCCTATGTGTCCTTACTTCTTTTTCGGTAAATTCATAGTTCTGCTTTTATACTTTTACACCAGCCAGTGGTCAATCAGCATTCTGATTCAGCAGTTCCTGTTTCAGGCccctttttttagtcttttttttttttttttttttttgtagtgtagTTGAACACAGAATGGAAAATGCTGCCTCAGTTGTATAGAAggtgtaagaaaaaaagagaaaattaaaagcACAGTATCTTGTCACCATTACCTTGTACTGATTGAGGCCTCTCACTAATCCCAGGTCTAGTAGATTAGGACTATAGTCTCTGATTTGACATTTCCTACTTTTGACTGGgcataaaaacaagcaaatcacAAAATCTTAGTTGCTGATGCATATTGAAACTATTGTAACGAGATGATGACATGAACATTTGGATTTATAGGCAGTGGAAGACTGTATGTGTGgcctaatgtgttttttttttttttttcaataaatcatGGTTGAGACAAACAAATTCAAGGAAGCCaaattacatttgatttttatCTCGAGATCCCTGGCAGCGGCAAATACGCTCCCTAAATCATAACCACAGTCTTAATTTTCTCTCTAAACCTTCATCCACATGTTGTAATGATCCATGGATACAGTTTAAGTAACTTTTTGGAGAGCCTGGGCGCTTCTTGCCTCTTGTCTTGTAAACCAGagcttttcattgtttgtttttttgttgaggTGATTAGCAAGCAGTAGGATAAAACATGCCAGCCCACATGGAAAAATCCTGCCTCCCAAGATGGAGCTGATATAATGTTAGCCTCACAATTCCAGTTCATCGCAGAGGGAAGACAGACGGGTGTGAACATACAACAGTATTAGTTCCTCGAGCAGCGTTTCTTGTTAGCAGCTGTACTGTTACCGTCAGACATCTCAGCACACACTGATAAATCGGGGGGCGTTTGGTTTGTTAAACTTTGGCAGTTGAGCAACCGTTGTttggatgtttatttttttcccctaaaaatTAAGTTGGCAGGCTGAACAGTTTGAGTAAACACATGACTTAAAGAGCTATGAGTCATTTTTGCGAACTGATGaaaatttagtttttgtctCCCAGATTTGCCTTTTATGATTTTGAAATGGACTCGACAGCTTTTAATTGGTCCCATATCTAATTCTAGCAATACGACCTGTGAAAGTACATTATTGAAATCATTGTTATAAGACTGTTGAGTTGCACATTAGTTGACATGCATCTGTGAGGATCATAAGCACATTTTgagttgctttaaaaaaaaaaaaaaaaaaaaaaaaaactgtggctcCTGTGGGTGCTAGTAATAGGTTTTTGGACAGTACCATTAAAATCGGTTAATCTGTCAACATGGTGTTTAGCGTTTATTCTTTCCCTTTGAGTAACGCTGGCATGATTTCCACCCACAACAACACATTTCGCTGATTTTCACTGTAGGGAGGACGCTCCCTCAGAGTTGGAGCACGCTGTCAAATACAAGGATTAACTGCATGTGGCTCAGATTTCTTCAGGTTTCACAGAAAAAGTGCCCActctgaacaaaataaaatgagctgTATTTAATTTCCCTCATGCAACAGCCATTGCAAAGTCAACCAGGAGAAACGCAAAGACCCTGTGCCTTTGCAGCATTATTACAAAGCTGTGGTATTAATGTGTATCAGAAGGCCATTTATGTATCACCAGCGTTAAATTATTAATAACCCAGAGATGTTGTTGCCCCAGGGAACCCAGAGGAGTATAATTTCCCTTGTTTGCACTTGCTCGTAAATTTGCTGAATTGGCATTTGGTGCTGAAAAGCATGCAAATGTATTGCCAGCTGGTTTGAGTGCTATTGAGTATAGTTCTTAAATTTTTTTGTACGACTCTTGCAGAGCTCCCTTCTTCTCATCTGTAGTTCATCACTCGAGCTCAGTGGGGATCAGAGAGGGAAGTGTacagtcacttcctgtgcagtttTGTTGTGGTATCACCCTTTGAGAGAATGGAGGGAAAACTCCAGTGAGCCAGACAATGCACAACACTCATCCCAGACCAAGTGGTTCAGTGTGGAGTAGAGCTGTACCCGACTCATAATTTCCACAGTCGACTCAGAGTCGGCCTTTCAATACAACAAATTGACTATTCGCACAATAACTATGTTTGAAAAGAAATCGAAAAACGTCTCTTCATTCACCTTCTGAGTCGACTGCAGAGGTCTTTGAGTGACTATTTGACTTGTCAACTTTTCAGGGGGCAGCTTTTAGTGTGGAAGGACATGCGGGACAAAGAATGGGAGACGCACCACAGTGAATGAGTCATGTCTCATCCGGTGGTGCAGCTTAATAGTTGACAGCTTGAAGAAGAACATACCCCATTTTTCAAGGCATGTGCATTCGCAATGTCTGATAGCTATCAAGAAGAGAGATTTTGACAATCACATCCTCTGTGATCTCACTTGAGTACAAAACTTGAGTCAGTAAGGAGGATTAATTTGGCTGTGGCCTGGCTGAGACATGAGTTTTGTTAGTGATAGCCTTGGGGGGACTGCCCCCCGTGAGTAAATCAACTTAATCAGTCATGTGCTGAAGGCCCGTCCAGCTTCCTGGGCATCACAGAATCCTGTCTGTCGCAGCTGACTGGCTAAATTCATGATGACTTTATCAATACTTAACAGGAAAACCTCTCGCCGGCTTGCTGGACAGTTCCTTTTATCCCAGAGGCAAAATAAATTAGTTTATCAGTGGAaatagaggagaggaaggaagtgaAGTGCTTTGGCTTGAAAGGAGCTGACATGCTTTGTTGTGGTCTTACCAATCAATGAATGGAGCATTGCATCAATGTTGACAGGGTTAAGGGTCTGATTCCCATTGGGACCACCCATACATGTAATGTATGCATTTATGAGCACTGAAAGGTGTGCAGCAGCTGTTACAGATGATGTAATTAGTGTTGGATAATCTAATAATTGgtcaaaatgcaataaaatgtgcCTTTTAAATGGGTTGAACATGTAATAAAAAGAGCTgatgtaacaaaaaaaacatagtgtCATAACAGTATGGGTTGTATTAAATTATCAGTAACAAAATTTGAAGATGTTATTCAGCTTACAAAAGTCACTACATTGTGAcccatttaaatgtaaatgacaaaatTTGTTCTCGATTTTATGCAACAATGAATTAAACAGGCAAGGAGTTGCTGCATTGTGGAGTCCTTTTGAGGTTTTGTGTTTGGGCCACCTACCTGCAGTGGCTTTGCTTGCTGCAAAATTTGAATCCCAGCAAAGCAGTTTGGTGCTACTACTTCCAAATTTCTGTCAAAACCTGGTAGAGTGATGAATcaactaagtgtgtgtgtgtgtgcccgcgcGCTTGTACATGTGCCCTGTCTGCCGCCGTTACAGGGAAAGTTTTTGGTCAGGTCTAGACTGGCTCTGTAATACAGTACATACCAGCagatcagctgtgagcagatccAGGGTTCATTTATAGCCGTGGCCTTGTGTCCCTGCACGTCTGCCTGGCAACTCCTAACTCTCTGCTGTTCCAGCTACTCAAGCTCACCCACCTCTCAGACACTTTGGCCCCGTTATACTCACACCATGTCTAATTACTAGATACACAGTAGTCCAGGGAATTGAAATGTAGGACATTCTTTATGTAGCTTGTACCTCAGTGCACAACGCAGGCACCACTGCTGTTGCGATATTTCTCCAGCTGTGACATAATCAGTTTTGTCTGCTGTTATTTGCAGGTCCAGGGGGCTCCTATCGATGGAGAAAGTGGGAAAGATGTGGAGCAACCTGAGGAGCAAATGCCAAACACTCTTCCACAGCGACAGCTCTGGGCCCAGTGAAAGCAGCATTGAGGCAGATGCCGTCCACTGTGTGGTGGATCTCGGGCAGGGAGGCAGCTCGTGTGAGGCCCAGGCTTCTGGCACCTCCAGTCCATCTAGGAGCCTTCTACCACTCCCAATGGTAACAGCAGCCGGGCGCCGCCATCACAACTGTGTGTCCGATATCCCTCAGATAGTAGAGATCACTATCGACAAGGACACTGAGGATGTGCGGGGCGGACCAGGGGGTGTTCCCCTGACTCGGAGAGACTCATATTCCCGCCATGCTCCGTGGGGGGGCAAGAAAAAACACTCATGTTCCACCAAAACCCAGAGTTCCCTGGAAGCAGACAGGCGGTCTGGGCGCTCACGGGGGAGCGGGGGCCGCAGGGATAGGCGCTACGGAGTCAGCTCCATCCAGGAGATGGGTGACTCTGTGTCAGGAGGGCGCAGTCTGAGTGCTCGCTCCCTGCGCCAGCGGCTCAGCGACACAGTAGGTCTttgcctccctctgcctcctcgcCGACGCTCCCGTTCGTCCAAGACCCCTGTCACCTCCAAACGTAAGATCCACCTGACAGAGCTCATGTTGGAGACCTGCCCTTTCCCACCGGGCTCGGACTTGGCACACAAATGGCACCTGATCAAGCAGCACACGGCGCCGGTCAGCCCGCATTCCTCCACCGCCCTGCTAGACGCCTTCGACCCTGCCCACCCCTCtcctgaggatgaggaggagcgTCTGCGTGAGCGCCGCAGGCTCAGCATCGAGGAGGGCGTGGACCCACCACCTAATGCTCAGATCCACACCCTGGAGGCCTCAGTGCCAGGCTCCTCTCTCTACAAACTGGGACCAAAGATGGCTCCCGGCATGGGAGAGGCCTCCGGGGAGGGCCGGGGCTCAGCGGCCAGCTGCTCCGGCGCTGCTGGGTCGTCGGGGGCCTGCGGGCAGGTGCTGGGGGCTGCGGCGTCAGCCCAGGACTGTGACTCTGAGGAGGACTCAACCACCCTCTGTCTACAGGCCAGGAGGCCCAAGCAGAGGCACGCCTCTGGGGACGGCCACCTGAGCCGGCAGCAGCAGGGGCCCTGGAAGGTTCACACCCAGATCGACTACATTCACTGCCTGGTGCCGGACCTGCTGCAGATCACAGCTCTGCCCTGCTACTGGGGTGTGATGGACCGCTATGAAGCCGAGGCGCTGCTGGACGGGAGGCCAGAGGGCACCTTCCTGCTGCGCGACTCGGCCCAGGAGGACTACCTCTTCTCTGTTAGCTTCCGCCGTTACAACCGCTCGCTGCACGCCCGCATCGAGCAGTGGAACCACAACTTCAGCTTCGACGCCCATGACCCCTGTGTTTTCCACTCGTCCACGGTCACGGGGCTGCTTGAGCACTATAAGGACCCCAGCGCCTGCATGTTTTTCGAACCGCTGCTCACAGCACCTCTCCACCGGACCTTCCCCTTCGGCCTGCAGCACCTGGCGCGCGCCGCCATCTGCCGCTGGACCACTTACGATGGCATCGGCGCTTTGCCGCTGCCCCCCGCCCTGCAGGACTTCCTCAAGGAGTATCACTACAAACAGAAAGTACGAGTTCGCTGGCTGGAGAGGGAGCCGCCTGTCAAGGTCAAATAGGGCGGGGCTTCCCCAtggcctgtacacacactgcaggaggaTTACAAAACATTGAGGAACTCCCCATTAGCCAATCAGGAGAGGCCATACTGACATGGCTCTCCATCCGGTGGGGGATGGAGTTTAGGTGAAAACGAGCTATACAAGATTCATTCTAATCTCTTTGTTTTAGTTATTACTTACATCACAGAAAATACATGATTATATTCAGTATAACGCTGTCTGGCAAGCACATGTTTTAGTGTTGAACAGGTTTTTCGACTGGGAGGggaaacacaaaaatcaaaagtttttgtgagtttttttcctctcctgctttgTGCTAAGTGTCTGCCTGATCCCACAACATCACCCTGCCTGTAGACCTGCCTGCATGCCGCCCCCGTTCATCCCAAATCACTAGTTAGGCCCACATGGCTAGCTGTGTTGTACAGTTCACTTTGtgctttctgtatttttttttttgttgttttcctttgctTGACAAAGCGCCTAGCGGAGCGCCGGCCCAAGAGGGTTTTGACATGTGTTGGGTTGAGAGGGCGTCTGGAGGTGCTGTTGGCAAACTGCAGTCAGATTGTCCCATGGATAGAGCTACATAGGAACATCCCGCCGTCTCTTTGCGTGGAGTGGAGCTGAGAGAGGGACAGATGCTGAGAGGGTCCGCACAGTGCAGGGCGATGCATCAGGTGCCCGCAGGGGAACTGGGAAATACAGTTTAGTCCGTAGGAATGAATACTTCCTCCTTCGACAGGAAATAACTGATGAATCTGTCTGCTGCCTCTCTTTTAGCGAGCAAGCTAACCTTGTCAGCTTTCTTCCCACTGAGCGGCAGCGCTTATGTAACCGAGGGACGGCTCCTGTGGAAAGATTGTGACAATTCTTGCCATCGTAGTTTTTAAAAGCAGTCTGTCAGTTCTTCACTGGCCACAGGCACTTTATCTCTGTGCATGCAGTTGTGTATACACGCgcacccacatacacacccacaacCATACACACAGTGAAGTCTCCCCGTCTGAGATTTGGTTCCCAGGGTAACTGTCTGGTGTCTTTATGGACTTGTTTTATGACTTTATAGTGTCTAGGagttttccctctcttccccttgTGCGACTCTTTCAGTGGCATCTGACTTACTTGATACTTTGACCCCATGAATCTGAGTTGGTTATTTTCCTTCACCAGAAACTTATACCAGTGGTGCTAGCTGTGCAGCTTGGGTTTAATAAGGATTTTAATGAGCCCTTCCAGGGGAACTGAGGACAAACGCAGAACGTTCCCCTCACAGATCTGACGAGTGCTACTTGAGGACAAGTAATCGACTGAAATTGAACATTTCAAagtgtcctttcagccgtgacTGTAAGGTAGAAGCTTGCTGACACTAATAGGGAGGTTTTCTTGGGAACAGTGTTTTTCTGGGGAAGTGATTCCTTATAGTGAAAAATCCTAAATATGGAGGGCAGCTAACCTCACATGACAGCTCAGAGACTTTACAAGAGCTGGCCTGCAAGGTTAGTGAATTGCCGCTCCCAGGATTAGACCACAGCACATTTTCTTCTCAGTGCGTAATGTTTCTTTTACACAGCTTTGATAAAGACACTGTTGAAATAATTATGAAGAGCACTGTGTTGAGAAGAAAGTGATGTTGCAGTCTGTTCTTGGCGGATGTGCTTCCTCTCGTTTGGGACTTGTTACTATGAAGGTTCATTGTTGACTTTTGTCAAACCCGAGAAATTTCCTCTGtgcttggctgtgtgtgtgagtctgactGTGCAGGCAGCGCTTATCTTGTAGAGGATTGGCAAACTTTCACCCAGTTATCTCGATTATGTAATCTGAGTGA is a genomic window of Myripristis murdjan chromosome 15, fMyrMur1.1, whole genome shotgun sequence containing:
- the socs5b gene encoding suppressor of cytokine signaling 5b is translated as MEKVGKMWSNLRSKCQTLFHSDSSGPSESSIEADAVHCVVDLGQGGSSCEAQASGTSSPSRSLLPLPMVTAAGRRHHNCVSDIPQIVEITIDKDTEDVRGGPGGVPLTRRDSYSRHAPWGGKKKHSCSTKTQSSLEADRRSGRSRGSGGRRDRRYGVSSIQEMGDSVSGGRSLSARSLRQRLSDTVGLCLPLPPRRRSRSSKTPVTSKRKIHLTELMLETCPFPPGSDLAHKWHLIKQHTAPVSPHSSTALLDAFDPAHPSPEDEEERLRERRRLSIEEGVDPPPNAQIHTLEASVPGSSLYKLGPKMAPGMGEASGEGRGSAASCSGAAGSSGACGQVLGAAASAQDCDSEEDSTTLCLQARRPKQRHASGDGHLSRQQQGPWKVHTQIDYIHCLVPDLLQITALPCYWGVMDRYEAEALLDGRPEGTFLLRDSAQEDYLFSVSFRRYNRSLHARIEQWNHNFSFDAHDPCVFHSSTVTGLLEHYKDPSACMFFEPLLTAPLHRTFPFGLQHLARAAICRWTTYDGIGALPLPPALQDFLKEYHYKQKVRVRWLEREPPVKVK